A window of Theileria parva strain Muguga chromosome 4 map unlocalized ctg_529, whole genome shotgun sequence genomic DNA:
GAGTTTTTCCTGTACAAAAAACTGGTTTTTGAAAAGTTTAACCACTACAAAATACTTTGTAAGAGTCATTACGTAGAAAAATTGAAGTAAGTTAATCCAGAATTATTATCGTGTAGAGCACTTTTCTATTATTTAACGACTAAAATCTTCATATACATTAAGCTGAACAATGAAGTATCCGCTTCACTAGCGAAGTTTGTGGTTAATAAAGTGATCGTTTGGAGATATTTGGGAGAGAAACTAGAGCCCTTCAGGGAATTCCTACTCAAAGCGCTAGAGTATTCTGCACTTTTAGGTGTAGCAGCACAAGCTTCTGTTCTTTATGACCTGTTCTCATTTGAAACGCTTCATTTGTATTATCTTTACTACATAATGTTGTCAATCATGAGTTATTCCCAAAAATACCTTTACACCCTTTTACACCTCTTCAAGTAAGAAAATATATAcagataaataatttgcAGGGGGAAGAAATGGAATACTCTCAAGTCAGTTCTGGACACAACCGAGTTCACCAAGGAGCAACTCTTCATAGGAGTCGTGTTCTTTGTCATATTCGCACTCAACTATCCAACCATCTGGATCTTTTACATCTCATCCGTCACACTCCTTGCACCAATTCTTCGTATTCTCatacttagttattatttaattcacCTATTAAATTATAGCTAATTACTATATTTGAAGGGTTAATTGAACTGTTTAGTGGTTAAGGTGTTCCTTCTTTCGATTGTTGAGTTGCTCTCTGGACTCCCGTACTACGTTCTGGCCTACAATGCCCTCCCAAATAAATATGCAGAAGGGATTTAtttcaaaaaaataaactgTAAGTTACACccaaaatttatttcttcAGTTTTTTTCCATGGGTTAAAACCTGTAGGCTTAAATGTTAGTACAATattcaacacatttacacaatttttttCATCTGTTAATGGTTTATTAGGGGTTGTATCTTAGGGTCGTACCTACTAAGATATCGCTAGTGAAGTATACTGAGGATGTTAAGAGGAGGCTGTGGGAGAATCTTCAACTCATTTCTCCGCCTAACATTTTGAGGTTTCTTTCTTagatttaattattttcacaGGAAGGTCATAAAATGCAATGatattttttgttaaaacactcttaatttttgtttcacactaataaagttaatttttgtattaatttatttttgacTAGTTAGTGTGTGTTGGTGTTGTATGGATTTTAAGtttttgatttattaaattaattttgttttaaatgcAGTTTTTGTACGCGGATGACTTACACTGTCATCTCAGACAGGGTGAACTTATGGAGAAGGTCGTCAAATACGTTCGAAAAGGTGGATGGTTCGTACTTAACACATAgtttacccttaatttacaattatttgtctttaatttagtatattttaatctaaaatttctaaattttactctattttatatattaaaccACAAATCATTACTTAATTATGGATAATTTGCCATTagttaatgttaattttattctaaGTTACAATGTTGATATAGTAATAGAGTGCTTGTTATGCCGAATACTGTGCCTGAGATTACAAGCTGTTCTCAGGCTCTTGAGTATAGGAAAAAGTTACTGGAACTTGACCCGAATGTAGAGTACCTCATGACTCTTTATCTCACAGACGATTTATCTTCCGAAGATTTAAGGAATAACGCTAAAAAATGTCATGTGCAGGGGGTAACAACACCAAATAACAGAATGATTTAGGTCAAATGTTACCCTTCTGGAGTCACAACTAATTCTGATAGAGGTTTTAATGTTTCTAATAGAGATGTTAGTTTTGTTCTTATTAAACCCTTATAGAGTTTTGAGAAGTATTACCCGCTATTTTCTGAGATGGAGAAAATTGGTGTTTCACTTCACTTACACGGAGAATTACCTGGAGCTCCTCCGCTGACTGCTGAAAAGGAGTTTTTACCAATCGTTGAAAACGTAATTTGCACATTTTAATCTCCTAGGTTTGTAGGAAATTCTCCTCTTTAAAGGTTGTTTTGGAACATGTAACTTCGAAAGATTCTCTACAAGTTGTTAAAAGGATTCAAAATCTAGCAGCCACAATTACGCCTCACCACATGAGACTAACAGTTTTGGACGTTCTAAACACTGCTGAAAATGTAACATTACAAAACGTGACCAAACATTTGAGGGACCCTTATGCATACTGTAAACCCTTAGCTAAGTTTGAGGAGGATCGTCACGCTATTTTGGAAACCCTAAAATCAGGACATCCAAGATTCTTTCTAGGATCAGATTCAGCACCTCATACACAGTATAACACTATTCATACTATTATCTGTATAATGTTACTAAAATATGCTTAAATAAGGGTTATTTAATACAATTGACCCTTATTTTTCTTAGTAATacttttaataatgtaaatgaTCTGTTCTAGTGACAGTAAGAGATCAGTTAACCCTCCAGCTGGAATTTACACTCAACCATTTCTGCTGCAGGTATGAGGTAAttgaaaattatgtttagtACCTTTCTGACACCTTTGACGATTTCGGTTTTTTGGATAAACTAGAAAACTTTTGCTGTAAAAACGGCCAGGAGTTTTTACAGCTACCCCCCAAAGGTATAACTAGTGGTTTAACTTTCTTCAGGACCAGAGTACTTTGAACTTGTAAAGCAACCCTTCAAAGTACCAGAAGAGGTTGAAGGAATAGTGCCATTCAGAGCAGGACAATATCTAAACTACTCGATTTTATCTCAAACCTAATATActtttactatatttactatCCTACAGTACTATAACTAATATACCATACAATACTGTATACCACTACCACTATACACATACGTGTGTTACatgtatattatgtatGTATAAGTATAAACATATATTAATGGCGTGTGTTAGACGTGATTGGTGAGTTTTAAACCCATTGTGGAAAATGGCGAGTCGTCTGAAAACTCCTCATAATGATTTTTGTGCCCAGCAGGGTCCTTCAGAGACGTAATGTACTCGTAAAAAGCAAACACTGAAGTGTCATCAGAGAACTTTTCCTTGTAATAGAAGTTTGAAGCTATGTATGACGCGAATAAGGCTCTCAAATATATCTGAGGTAATCGTTCCACTATTTTCTCCACAGTTACCAACTCCA
This region includes:
- the Pigq gene encoding N-acetylglucosaminyl transferase component (Gpi1) family protein yields the protein MKGSGAFNLFLPQDLLGDNSRDYNDCLLLGWEGIKGQFFIIDAYTPSDKLTKILDSVKKDSKLENVTWMKNGLQLFENFRLNISRDKDRVSSLSVTDKSTGNNVQNVVVFVYKNYFFDPKCSGLFENLKPNPEKLKDCSDPNCDIGPCLLLATSIRNYVNTMLDTYLIDHGRPCDLRFINSFNRKPNFLSNLTFIVYLILVKFTFCLSFFTHLVLTFLNRIAGRLFKVLKFIPKYSQFFSLLINRLTTLSQWHISYKELLSKTKMGEYFVLRNELMNFAFSFYFSLAVGFVEFFLYKKLVFEKFNHYKILCKSHYVEKLKALFYYLTTKIFIYIKLNNEVSASLAKFVVNKVIVWRYLGEKLEPFREFLLKALEYSALLGVAAQASVLYDLFSFETLHLYYLYYIMLSIMSYSQKYLYTLLHLFKGKKWNTLKSVLDTTEFTKEQLFIGVVFFVIFALNYPTIWIFYISSVTLLAPILLVKVFLLSIVELLSGLPYYVLAYNALPNKYAEGIYFKKINCKLHPKFISSVFFHGLKPVGLNGLYLRVVPTKISLVKYTEDVKRRLWENLQLISPPNILRFLS
- the ura2 gene encoding dihydroorotase homodimeric type, with the protein product MQFLYADDLHCHLRQGELMEKVVKYVRKGGCNRVLVMPNTVPEITSCSQALEYRKKLLELDPNVEYLMTLYLTDDLSSEDLRNNAKKCHVQGVKCYPSGVTTNSDRGFNVSNRDSFEKYYPLFSEMEKIGVSLHLHGELPGAPPLTAEKEFLPIVENVCRKFSSLKVVLEHVTSKDSLQVVKRIQNLAATITPHHMRLTVLDVLNTAENVTLQNVTKHLRDPYAYCKPLAKFEEDRHAILETLKSGHPRFFLGSDSAPHTHDSKRSVNPPAGIYTQPFLLQYLSDTFDDFGFLDKLENFCCKNGQEFLQLPPKGPEYFELVKQPFKVPEEVEGIVPFRAGQYLNYSILSQT